In Actinoplanes sp. NBC_00393, a single genomic region encodes these proteins:
- a CDS encoding ferredoxin reductase family protein produces MAIPAFQDQRELPEDDGYFADLRADTRPSWDDPMPAWPSGQYPQYEEPDPYRRGDIVVESLTDPTGWKAGTGVPIPDDRPPAEATSGNRLLTVLLFFSGLATSVALWVFQTQAGAISDTTGLMLAAGRVTGLIGGYLLFIQLLMMSRVSWLEEWVGSRDLLIWHRWLGTTLLVAVLAHVVFIVYAYALTADTGVVDQAWTVITTFPEMISATIATGLLVLIALVSIRFMRNRLPYELWHLIHLTSYGVLLLGYGHQMAAGADMSGKFASVFWPALGCLTLSALIWGRVVEPFWLNARHRFSVAEVVGEGANTFSIYIDGKRLDRLPAQAGQFMRWRFLTANGWWQSHPFSLSAAPNSQWLRLTVTIAGGHTRKLAEMRPGTPVWAEGPFGTFTAQRRTRRRALLIAGGSGIAPIRALLEDMPPDTIVIYRASRPDELVFRAELEELAEQRDAWVRYIVGGRNDPGPRRLFTPDGLRGLVPDVNRRDVYLCGPPGLVNAAVDTLRQLEVPDSQLHLDPFEF; encoded by the coding sequence ATGGCCATTCCGGCCTTCCAGGACCAGCGCGAGCTGCCCGAGGACGACGGCTATTTCGCAGATCTGCGGGCCGACACCCGGCCGAGCTGGGACGACCCGATGCCGGCCTGGCCGTCGGGGCAGTACCCACAGTACGAGGAGCCGGACCCGTACCGGCGCGGCGACATCGTCGTCGAGTCGCTCACCGACCCGACCGGATGGAAGGCCGGGACCGGTGTGCCGATCCCGGACGACCGGCCGCCGGCCGAGGCGACCAGCGGCAACCGGCTCCTGACCGTGCTGCTGTTCTTCTCCGGCCTGGCGACCAGCGTCGCGCTCTGGGTCTTCCAGACCCAGGCCGGCGCGATCAGCGACACCACCGGCCTGATGCTCGCGGCCGGCCGGGTCACCGGCCTGATCGGCGGCTACCTGCTCTTCATCCAGCTCCTGATGATGAGCCGGGTCTCCTGGCTGGAGGAGTGGGTCGGCTCCCGTGACCTGCTGATCTGGCACCGCTGGCTGGGCACCACGCTGCTCGTCGCGGTCCTCGCGCACGTCGTCTTCATCGTCTACGCCTACGCGCTCACCGCCGACACCGGCGTCGTCGACCAGGCCTGGACCGTGATCACCACGTTCCCGGAGATGATCAGCGCGACGATCGCCACCGGCCTGCTGGTCCTGATCGCGCTCGTCTCGATCCGGTTCATGCGCAACCGCCTGCCGTACGAGCTCTGGCATCTGATCCACCTGACCAGCTACGGCGTCCTGCTCCTCGGCTACGGCCACCAGATGGCCGCCGGCGCCGACATGAGCGGCAAGTTCGCCTCGGTCTTCTGGCCGGCGCTGGGCTGCCTGACACTCTCCGCGCTGATCTGGGGCCGCGTGGTCGAACCGTTCTGGCTCAACGCCCGGCACCGGTTCAGCGTCGCCGAGGTGGTCGGCGAGGGCGCCAACACGTTCTCCATCTACATCGACGGCAAGCGGCTCGACCGGCTGCCCGCGCAGGCCGGCCAGTTCATGCGCTGGCGCTTCCTGACCGCCAACGGCTGGTGGCAGTCGCACCCGTTCTCGCTGTCGGCCGCCCCGAACTCGCAGTGGCTGCGGCTCACCGTGACGATCGCCGGTGGGCACACCCGCAAGCTCGCCGAGATGCGGCCGGGCACGCCGGTCTGGGCCGAGGGCCCGTTCGGGACGTTCACGGCGCAACGGCGTACCCGGCGGCGGGCTTTGCTGATCGCCGGCGGCAGCGGCATCGCGCCGATCCGGGCCCTGCTCGAGGACATGCCGCCGGACACCATCGTGATCTACCGGGCCAGCCGCCCCGACGAGCTGGTCTTCCGGGCCGAGCTGGAAGAGCTGGCCGAGCAGCGGGACGCCTGGGTGCGCTACATCGTCGGTGGCCGCAACGACCCCGGCCCGCGGCGGCTGTTCACCCCCGACGGGCTGCGCGGCCTGGTGCCGGACGTGAACCGGCGCGACGTCTACCTCTGCGGCCCGCCCGGGCTGGTCAACGCGGCGGTCGACACGCTGCGCCAGCTCGAGGTGCCGGACAGCCAGCTCCACCTCGACCCGTTCGAGTTCTGA
- the cbiE gene encoding precorrin-6y C5,15-methyltransferase (decarboxylating) subunit CbiE, producing MRTDDVVTVVGLGAGGWPDLSGTSRQALHDAEVIFGSARQLALLPESIIARRVPWPSPLVPALPGLLDAERGRTVCVLASGDPMFHGIGSTLVRLLGADRIRVLPHPSSVSLAAARMGWDLAATDVVSLVTAPVASLARWLNPGRRILVLSAGAQTPAQVAELLAARGYGSASLTVLEQLGGPGERVVAGQAGTWSPPEGDSLNVVAVECGDGPPASQVAGLPDDAYAGDGQLTKREVRAVTLAALAPVPGALLWDVGAGSGSIGIEWMRSHPTCRAIAVESSAERVATIAANAAALGVPGLRVVHGRAPDALDDLPVPDTIFIGGGLTRDGVLDRCLAALRPGGRLVVNAVTVESEAVVAAAYAKLGGELTRITVQRGSPVGGFTGWRSFMPVTIWSVVPR from the coding sequence GTGCGTACCGACGATGTGGTCACGGTGGTCGGCCTCGGCGCCGGCGGATGGCCGGACCTTTCCGGTACGAGCAGGCAGGCTCTCCACGATGCCGAGGTGATCTTCGGCAGTGCCCGGCAACTCGCGCTGTTACCGGAATCGATCATCGCCCGGCGCGTGCCCTGGCCGTCTCCCCTGGTCCCCGCCCTTCCCGGGCTGCTCGACGCGGAACGCGGCCGGACCGTCTGCGTGCTCGCCAGCGGCGACCCGATGTTCCACGGGATCGGGTCCACGCTGGTCCGGCTGCTCGGCGCGGACCGGATCCGGGTGCTGCCCCACCCGTCGTCGGTGTCGCTGGCCGCGGCCCGGATGGGCTGGGACCTGGCCGCCACCGACGTGGTGAGCTTGGTCACCGCGCCGGTCGCGTCGCTGGCCCGCTGGCTCAACCCGGGCCGGCGGATCCTGGTCCTCTCGGCCGGCGCGCAGACCCCGGCTCAGGTCGCGGAACTGCTGGCCGCGCGGGGCTACGGGTCAGCGTCGCTGACCGTTCTGGAACAGCTGGGCGGTCCGGGTGAGCGGGTCGTCGCCGGCCAGGCCGGGACCTGGTCGCCGCCCGAGGGCGACTCCCTCAACGTGGTCGCGGTCGAGTGCGGCGACGGGCCGCCGGCTTCGCAGGTGGCCGGGCTTCCCGATGACGCGTACGCCGGGGACGGTCAACTGACCAAGCGAGAGGTACGAGCGGTCACGCTGGCCGCCCTCGCCCCGGTTCCCGGCGCACTGCTCTGGGACGTCGGGGCCGGCTCCGGCAGTATCGGGATCGAGTGGATGCGCAGCCACCCCACGTGCCGGGCGATCGCCGTCGAGTCGTCCGCCGAGCGGGTGGCCACCATCGCGGCGAACGCGGCGGCGCTCGGCGTACCCGGTCTGCGGGTGGTCCACGGCCGGGCCCCGGACGCGCTGGACGACCTGCCGGTTCCGGACACGATCTTCATTGGAGGCGGTTTGACCCGCGACGGAGTTCTCGACCGCTGCCTGGCCGCACTGCGCCCCGGCGGTCGGCTGGTGGTCAACGCGGTCACCGTCGAGTCGGAGGCGGTGGTGGCGGCGGCGTACGCGAAGCTCGGCGGCGAGCTGACCCGGATCACGGTGCAGCGCGGGTCGCCGGTGGGCGGGTTCACCGGCTGGCGGTCGTTCATGCCCGTCACCATCTGGTCGGTGGTGCCGCGATGA
- the cobM gene encoding precorrin-4 C(11)-methyltransferase, producing the protein MTVHFIGAGPGAADLITLRGHRLIAASPVCLYAGSLVPPELLEACPAGARLVDTAEMILDKIIAEMVAAHEAGQDVARLHSGDPSVFSAVAEQMRRLDTAGVPYDVTPGVPSFAAAAASLGREFTVPGVAQTVILTRTAERATAMPPGEDLATLGASRATMVLHLAVQRIEAVVADLIGNYGADCPVAVVAKASRPDELIVRGTLADIAARVEEAGIKRTAVIVVGAALSAGQFPDSHLYSANRCRP; encoded by the coding sequence ATGACCGTGCACTTCATCGGCGCCGGGCCGGGCGCCGCGGACCTGATCACGCTGCGCGGGCACCGGCTGATCGCGGCGTCGCCGGTCTGCCTCTACGCGGGCAGCCTGGTCCCGCCCGAACTGCTGGAGGCCTGCCCAGCCGGGGCGCGCCTGGTGGACACCGCGGAAATGATCCTCGACAAGATCATCGCCGAGATGGTCGCCGCCCACGAGGCCGGGCAGGACGTGGCCCGGCTGCACTCCGGTGACCCGTCGGTGTTCAGCGCGGTCGCCGAGCAGATGCGCCGGCTCGACACGGCCGGCGTGCCGTACGACGTGACGCCCGGGGTGCCGTCGTTCGCGGCGGCGGCCGCCTCACTGGGGCGGGAGTTCACAGTTCCCGGGGTGGCGCAGACGGTCATTCTGACGCGTACCGCGGAACGGGCGACGGCCATGCCGCCCGGCGAGGACCTGGCCACTCTCGGCGCCAGCCGGGCGACCATGGTGCTGCACCTGGCGGTCCAGCGGATCGAGGCGGTGGTGGCCGACCTGATCGGCAACTACGGCGCGGACTGCCCGGTCGCGGTGGTGGCCAAGGCCAGCCGGCCGGACGAGCTGATCGTCCGCGGCACCCTCGCCGACATCGCGGCACGGGTCGAGGAGGCCGGGATCAAGCGGACCGCGGTGATCGTGGTCGGAGCTGCGCTGAGTGCCGGGCAGTTCCCGGACTCCCACCTGTACTCCGCGAATCGATGCCGGCCCTGA
- a CDS encoding cobalt-precorrin-6A reductase translates to MPALRVLLLGGTTEARRLAGLLVADGHTVISSLAGRTSEPLRPAGAVRIGGFGGVDGLVGYLRDERIDVLVDATHPFAATMTRHAVAAAGASGVPLMVLRRPGWTAVPGDDWHRVVSLAEAAQRLPDLGRRVFLTTGRQELAVFAGLDECWFLARSVEPPGTPAPRQLAIVLDRGPFTVEGERQLMLDHRIDVLVTKDSGGADAKLAAARALSIPVLMVNRPPEPGPVLSTPEELAAILRGRGASAEN, encoded by the coding sequence ATGCCGGCCCTGAGGGTTCTGCTGCTCGGCGGGACGACCGAGGCCCGGCGGCTCGCCGGGCTGCTGGTGGCGGACGGGCACACGGTGATCAGCTCGCTGGCCGGGCGGACCAGCGAGCCGCTGCGGCCGGCCGGTGCGGTGCGGATCGGCGGGTTCGGTGGGGTGGACGGACTGGTCGGCTATCTGCGGGACGAGCGGATCGACGTGCTGGTCGACGCGACGCATCCGTTCGCGGCGACCATGACCCGGCATGCGGTGGCGGCGGCGGGTGCTTCGGGCGTACCCCTCATGGTTTTGCGCAGGCCGGGCTGGACCGCCGTGCCGGGCGACGACTGGCACCGGGTGGTGTCTCTCGCTGAGGCCGCACAGCGGCTGCCCGATCTGGGGCGCCGGGTCTTCCTGACCACCGGGCGGCAGGAGCTCGCCGTTTTCGCCGGGCTGGACGAGTGCTGGTTCCTGGCCCGGTCGGTGGAGCCGCCGGGCACGCCCGCGCCGCGGCAGCTGGCGATCGTGCTGGACCGCGGCCCGTTCACCGTCGAGGGTGAGCGGCAGCTGATGCTCGATCACCGCATCGACGTGCTGGTCACGAAGGACAGTGGCGGCGCCGACGCCAAGCTCGCTGCCGCCCGCGCGCTGTCGATCCCGGTCCTGATGGTGAACCGTCCCCCGGAGCCCGGACCGGTGCTGTCCACACCCGAGGAGCTGGCCGCCATACTCCGGGGCCGCGGCGCAAGCGCTGAAAACTGA
- a CDS encoding SDR family oxidoreductase, with product MKVVVVGATGQTGRLLVDALRARGHEVVPAARSTGVDAFTGAGLKEALTGADVVVDVTNPVSREEEATTGFFRTSAENLTAAGREAGVGHHVVLSIVGLERGSALPYYRAKLAQEAAVRAGGVPYTIVRATQFFEFIPDVLIPANTDGDVVRLAPLRMQPIALSDLAGILVEIAESAPADGTVEVAGPHELLLDEAGRRLAAPGQRVTSDGKPYFGADIPVDALLPGPGARLGTTTFAEWRA from the coding sequence ATGAAGGTCGTAGTGGTTGGCGCCACCGGGCAGACCGGCCGGCTTCTGGTCGACGCACTGCGCGCCCGCGGCCACGAGGTCGTGCCGGCTGCCCGGTCGACCGGGGTGGACGCGTTCACCGGCGCCGGGCTGAAGGAAGCCCTGACCGGCGCAGACGTGGTGGTGGACGTGACCAACCCGGTGAGCCGGGAGGAGGAGGCGACCACCGGCTTCTTCCGCACCAGCGCGGAGAACCTCACCGCCGCGGGACGTGAGGCCGGAGTCGGGCACCACGTCGTGCTCTCCATCGTCGGCCTGGAACGCGGCTCCGCGCTGCCGTACTACCGGGCGAAACTGGCCCAGGAGGCGGCGGTCCGGGCCGGCGGGGTGCCGTACACGATCGTCCGGGCCACCCAGTTCTTCGAGTTCATCCCGGACGTGCTGATCCCGGCCAACACCGACGGTGACGTGGTGCGGCTGGCTCCGCTCCGCATGCAGCCGATCGCCCTGTCCGACCTGGCCGGGATCCTTGTGGAGATCGCCGAGTCGGCGCCCGCGGACGGCACCGTCGAGGTGGCCGGGCCGCACGAACTCCTGCTGGACGAGGCCGGCCGCCGGCTGGCCGCGCCGGGGCAACGGGTGACCAGCGACGGCAAGCCGTACTTCGGGGCGGACATCCCGGTGGACGCCCTGCTGCCGGGTCCGGGCGCCCGGCTGGGAACGACGACTTTCGCCGAGTGGCGGGCCTAG
- a CDS encoding GlxA family transcriptional regulator → MLRSVAVITMPEVAVFELGVLCEMFGYDRTPEGLPGYDFAVCSVDGRPVPTHSGFSISPSHDLTPAETADLVAVVPNDIREAPSQVLDVLRRAHDRGAWVMSVCTGAFALGEAGLLDDRRCTTHWRHTDELARRYPNAKVDPGVLYVADGNILTSAGTAAAIDCGLHLIREEQGSAVAATIARRMVVPPHRDGGQAQFIETPIASAVSCETLQPLLNHLLGTLDREHTVESMSETVHMAPRTFARKFRAETGATPHDWLTGQRVLLARRLLEETDLGVDTIADRAGFGSAQTLRHHFTQRLSTTPQAYRSTFKAKA, encoded by the coding sequence ATGTTGCGTAGTGTCGCCGTGATCACGATGCCTGAGGTGGCGGTCTTCGAGCTCGGTGTCCTCTGTGAAATGTTCGGTTACGACCGGACGCCGGAGGGCCTGCCCGGTTACGACTTCGCGGTGTGCAGCGTGGACGGCCGGCCGGTGCCCACCCACTCGGGGTTCAGCATCTCGCCCAGCCACGACCTGACCCCGGCCGAGACGGCCGACCTGGTCGCCGTCGTGCCCAACGACATCCGCGAGGCCCCGTCCCAGGTGCTCGACGTGCTGCGCCGGGCGCACGACCGCGGCGCCTGGGTGATGAGCGTGTGCACCGGCGCGTTCGCCCTCGGCGAGGCCGGCCTGCTCGACGACCGGCGCTGCACCACCCACTGGCGGCACACCGACGAGCTGGCCCGCCGCTACCCGAACGCCAAGGTCGACCCCGGTGTGCTGTATGTGGCCGACGGCAACATCCTGACCAGCGCGGGCACCGCCGCCGCGATCGACTGTGGACTGCACCTGATCCGCGAGGAACAGGGCTCGGCGGTGGCCGCGACGATCGCCCGGCGGATGGTCGTGCCGCCGCACCGCGACGGTGGTCAGGCCCAGTTCATCGAGACGCCGATCGCGTCGGCGGTCTCCTGCGAGACCCTGCAACCGCTGCTCAACCACCTGCTGGGCACCCTGGACCGGGAACACACCGTGGAGAGCATGTCGGAGACCGTGCACATGGCTCCGCGGACGTTCGCTCGCAAGTTCCGGGCCGAGACCGGCGCCACCCCGCACGACTGGCTGACCGGCCAGCGCGTGCTGCTGGCCCGCCGCCTGCTGGAGGAGACCGATCTCGGCGTCGACACGATCGCCGACCGCGCCGGCTTCGGCAGCGCGCAGACCCTGCGGCATCACTTCACCCAGCGGCTCAGTACCACCCCGCAGGCGTACCGCAGCACCTTCAAGGCGAAGGCCTAG
- a CDS encoding alpha/beta hydrolase, translated as MQLPRSRLLVAGTVGILLAASASVPAAAQAPVTVTAAKAKSATTSKVEKRRLDTLKTPKLDWYKCYQVAQCATVNVPLDYDNPRGAKTEIALLRIKAKNQKRKIGSLFVNPGGPGGSATSFALSAPYFLSESVLERFDVVGVDPRGIGASANIKCFKSVKDQTRVFNGMNVAFPYTKTEKAKYITSAKAFGKGCSTTGKPISGAMSTAEVARDMELMRRAVGDKKLTYLGFSYGTALGQYYANLFPDRFRAIAVDGNIDPRQWVGAGRSGSQILDARMRSSDGAYKALQEIFKRCDKAGAAYCPFSAGNPANNFAAIAKKLRAKPLVVSDEFGTYKITYADFVGAALSALYGVYAGEDVMQLAADIAALQKGGAAAAPAKTAVLQRIKAAKSIGYDFPYDNSFEAQSAVICTDGKHPANASSWPAKTAARDKTAKYFGRAWGWIDVQCASSTWTVRDEDAYRGPFNRRTAKPVLVVGNYWDPATNYRASVSSSRLLPNARLLSSNNWGHTAYGTGACATNAIDRYLLSGKLPAVGTVCRDSRQPFTEKLPTDEDKMSSSIVGKKLPPVVAPRPSSILTGGLVG; from the coding sequence ATGCAACTTCCACGATCGCGCTTGCTGGTCGCCGGCACCGTCGGCATCCTCCTGGCCGCGAGCGCGTCCGTCCCGGCTGCCGCACAGGCGCCGGTGACGGTCACCGCCGCGAAGGCGAAATCGGCGACCACCAGCAAGGTCGAGAAACGCCGGCTCGACACGCTGAAGACGCCGAAGCTCGACTGGTACAAGTGCTACCAGGTCGCCCAGTGCGCCACCGTCAACGTGCCGCTGGACTACGACAACCCGCGCGGGGCGAAGACCGAGATCGCGCTCCTGCGGATCAAGGCGAAGAACCAGAAGCGGAAGATCGGCAGCCTGTTCGTCAACCCGGGCGGCCCGGGCGGATCGGCGACCTCGTTCGCCCTCTCCGCGCCGTACTTCCTGAGCGAGTCGGTGCTCGAGCGCTTCGACGTCGTCGGGGTGGACCCGCGCGGCATCGGTGCGAGCGCCAACATCAAGTGCTTCAAGTCGGTCAAGGACCAGACCCGGGTCTTCAACGGAATGAACGTCGCGTTCCCGTACACGAAGACCGAGAAGGCCAAATACATCACGTCGGCCAAGGCGTTCGGCAAGGGCTGCTCGACCACCGGCAAGCCGATCTCCGGCGCCATGTCGACCGCCGAGGTGGCGCGGGACATGGAGCTGATGCGCCGCGCGGTCGGCGACAAGAAGCTGACCTACCTGGGCTTCAGCTACGGCACCGCGCTGGGGCAGTACTACGCGAACCTGTTCCCGGACCGGTTCCGCGCGATCGCCGTGGACGGCAACATCGACCCGCGGCAGTGGGTCGGCGCCGGCAGGAGCGGCAGCCAGATCCTCGACGCCCGGATGCGGTCCTCGGACGGCGCGTACAAGGCGCTGCAGGAGATCTTCAAGCGGTGTGACAAGGCCGGCGCGGCGTACTGCCCGTTCTCGGCCGGCAACCCGGCCAACAACTTCGCGGCGATCGCGAAGAAGCTGCGGGCCAAGCCGCTGGTCGTCTCGGACGAGTTCGGGACCTACAAGATCACGTACGCGGACTTCGTCGGCGCGGCGCTGAGCGCCCTCTACGGCGTCTACGCCGGTGAGGACGTCATGCAGCTCGCGGCGGACATCGCGGCCCTGCAGAAGGGTGGCGCGGCGGCGGCTCCGGCCAAGACGGCGGTGCTCCAGCGGATCAAGGCGGCCAAGTCGATCGGGTACGACTTCCCGTACGACAACAGCTTCGAGGCGCAGAGCGCGGTGATCTGCACCGACGGCAAGCACCCGGCGAACGCGAGCAGCTGGCCGGCGAAGACCGCGGCCCGCGACAAGACGGCGAAGTACTTCGGCCGGGCCTGGGGCTGGATCGACGTGCAGTGTGCGAGCAGCACCTGGACCGTCCGGGACGAGGACGCGTACCGCGGCCCGTTCAACCGGCGCACGGCCAAGCCGGTGCTGGTGGTCGGCAACTACTGGGACCCGGCGACCAACTACCGGGCCTCGGTGTCGTCCAGCCGGTTGCTGCCCAACGCCCGTCTGCTGAGCAGCAACAACTGGGGTCACACCGCGTACGGGACGGGCGCCTGCGCGACCAACGCGATCGACCGGTACCTGCTGTCCGGCAAGCTGCCGGCCGTGGGCACCGTCTGCCGTGACTCGCGCCAGCCGTTCACCGAGAAGCTGCCCACCGACGAGGACAAGATGAGCTCCTCGATCGTCGGTAAGAAGCTGCCGCCGGTGGTGGCGCCGCGCCCGTCCTCCATCCTGACCGGAGGTCTGGTCGGCTAG
- a CDS encoding SemiSWEET transporter has product MLIHVFGLLGAALSMSLAWPQVYRSCVRRRTSGLSATACMLSVALPIGWMTYGFLIGDPFQVVTNTVTTLTGLAILAALLITQPQLRSGRALLTSAGTAGAVLLAIAGSAALAALPQVTGHRAAALLGTLLAAVSFVSAVPQPLALLRDRSQDLSGLSPLRWWLASAACGSWLLYGLGTGQPAVWASAFVGLTSALIVCGVLVSRQLATRGLVPASA; this is encoded by the coding sequence ATGCTTATCCACGTCTTCGGCCTCCTCGGAGCCGCCCTGTCCATGTCCCTCGCCTGGCCCCAGGTCTACCGGTCCTGCGTGCGGCGCCGCACCAGCGGCCTGTCGGCGACGGCCTGCATGCTGAGCGTGGCCCTGCCGATCGGCTGGATGACGTACGGATTTCTGATCGGCGACCCGTTCCAGGTGGTGACGAACACCGTCACGACCCTCACCGGGCTCGCCATCCTGGCCGCTCTGCTGATCACCCAGCCCCAGCTGCGGTCCGGCCGGGCCCTGCTGACCAGCGCGGGCACCGCCGGTGCCGTGCTGCTCGCCATCGCGGGTTCGGCCGCCCTGGCCGCCCTGCCGCAGGTCACCGGCCACCGCGCCGCCGCCCTGCTCGGCACGCTGCTGGCGGCGGTGTCCTTCGTCTCCGCGGTGCCGCAGCCGCTGGCCCTGCTCCGGGACCGCTCCCAGGACCTGTCCGGCCTGTCCCCGCTGCGCTGGTGGCTCGCGTCCGCCGCGTGCGGTTCCTGGTTGCTCTACGGCCTGGGCACCGGGCAGCCGGCGGTCTGGGCGTCCGCGTTCGTCGGCCTGACCAGCGCCCTGATCGTCTGCGGCGTGCTGGTCTCCCGGCAGCTGGCCACCCGCGGACTGGTGCCCGCGAGCGCCTGA
- a CDS encoding YdeI/OmpD-associated family protein, translating into MDFRAELQRTGGNTTGFQVADEIVDGLGGGGRPKVVVRVNGYEFRSSIARMGGDYWLGVSAERRAAAGIEGGEVYDVEVELDTAPRAIEVPEDLAAALAGEPAAKTFWESMSFSNQRWHAEQLTSAKTAETRARRLAKSLDLLRAGKAR; encoded by the coding sequence ATGGACTTCCGGGCGGAGTTGCAGCGGACCGGCGGGAACACGACCGGTTTCCAGGTGGCGGACGAGATCGTCGACGGCCTGGGCGGGGGCGGCCGGCCCAAGGTCGTGGTCCGCGTCAACGGCTATGAGTTCCGGTCGTCGATCGCGCGGATGGGCGGCGACTACTGGCTCGGGGTGAGCGCCGAGCGGCGGGCCGCGGCCGGTATCGAGGGCGGCGAGGTCTACGACGTCGAGGTTGAGCTGGACACCGCGCCGCGGGCGATCGAGGTGCCGGAGGACCTGGCCGCGGCGCTCGCCGGCGAGCCGGCGGCCAAGACGTTCTGGGAGAGCATGTCGTTCAGCAACCAGCGCTGGCACGCCGAGCAGCTCACCTCCGCCAAGACCGCCGAGACCCGGGCCCGGCGCCTGGCCAAGTCCCTCGACCTGCTGCGCGCGGGCAAAGCGCGCTAG
- a CDS encoding GNAT family N-acetyltransferase, whose amino-acid sequence MILFAEKLPGLGELIMVPLDPSAHAELVHSWVIKPRNRFWGMESHTVEEVRDIYAFVDGLETHHAYLLLLDDGPIGIFQTYEPAHDPVGECYEVRPGDFGMHLLLDAGDRDLPHLTSAVFPALMRHLFADPAHQRIVAEPDVRNERMITRLQREGYVLGDQIDLGHKKAQLTFLDRSRFEAPLS is encoded by the coding sequence ATGATCTTGTTCGCGGAGAAGCTGCCCGGGCTCGGTGAGCTGATCATGGTGCCGCTGGACCCGTCGGCCCACGCGGAGCTCGTGCACAGCTGGGTGATCAAGCCGCGGAACCGGTTCTGGGGGATGGAGTCGCACACCGTCGAGGAGGTGCGCGACATCTACGCCTTCGTCGACGGGCTGGAGACGCATCACGCGTACCTGCTGCTGCTGGACGACGGGCCGATCGGCATCTTCCAGACCTACGAGCCCGCGCACGACCCGGTGGGCGAGTGCTACGAGGTACGCCCCGGCGACTTCGGCATGCACCTGCTGCTCGATGCCGGCGACCGGGATCTGCCCCACCTGACCAGCGCGGTCTTCCCGGCCCTGATGCGGCACCTGTTCGCCGATCCGGCCCACCAGCGGATCGTCGCCGAGCCGGACGTCCGCAACGAACGCATGATCACCCGGTTGCAGCGCGAGGGATACGTGCTGGGCGACCAGATCGATCTCGGCCACAAGAAAGCCCAGTTGACCTTCCTCGACCGCTCCCGCTTCGAGGCGCCGCTGTCCTAG